One region of Salvia miltiorrhiza cultivar Shanhuang (shh) chromosome 3, IMPLAD_Smil_shh, whole genome shotgun sequence genomic DNA includes:
- the LOC131016943 gene encoding uncharacterized protein LOC131016943, protein MTDAEFEVAFHNEFIVWFSHYVCRPCNDELNPYIRSLAAGPLREIETYSGYFVNGYRFHTTDHDRESATVNSGVCIKGSVYGSDRDVLDFYGRLQEVCVLEYPGYPIKQTVLFNCEWFDLSAQGTSIDTDFKLVSLNHTRRYKKYDPFVLASQVVQVFYCPYPSTNQSKKNWWSACKVNARSKVEVSTAASTSTLDQPFQEEVVTIMPTHTSVGIEQPLLLHPLGGVVEIEDDDESDDDDPPLTSNDSDDDSSANYE, encoded by the exons atgactgatgcagagtttgaggtcgcgtttcacaacgagtttattgtgtggtttagccattac gtttgtcgtccttgtaacgacgagttgaacccttatattaggtcgcttgcagctggaccattaagggagattgaaacatactccggctatttcgtgaatggctatagatttcacacaactgatcatgatagagagagtgcgactgtgaacagtggcgtttgcataaaaggctcggtctatggtagtgatagagatgtgctagacttttatgggcgcctgcaagaggtttgcgtgctggagtatccggggtatccaattaagcagacagtcttgttcaactgtgaatggtttgacttgtcggctcagggaacttctattgatacagacttcaagttagtttcattgaaccacacacgaagatataagaagtatgatccctttgttttggccagtcaagtagttcaagtgttttactgtccctatcccagtacgaaccaatcaaagaaaaattggtggtcagcatgcaaagtcaacgcaagatcaaaggttgaagtgtctactgcagcatctacatcaacattagatcaaccatttcaagaagaagtggttactattatgcctactcacacaagtgtaggcattgaacaaccacttcttcttcatcccctcggtggagtcgttgagattgaagatgacgatgaatcAGACGACGATGATCccccgttgacatctaacgatagtgatgatgatagtagtgctaattatgaataa
- the LOC131016905 gene encoding receptor like protein 22-like: MSKSLSIFHLNANNFSGPIPSIFIKGCSLQSINLSGNKLQRRLPKSLINCKSLRGLDVGNNRIRDKFPFWMEALPELRVLVLKSNKFDGNMLLPSRSNLPFSKLQVLDISRNAFVGSLPQRYFKSFRAMMDVKENQTPSDDDAFQDLFFEMRITLKGLDQLLKRLLEDFTIIDLSSNKFSGTIPRFIGNLNSLRYLNLSHNNLMGHIPASLGNISVLESLDLSSNKLDGGIPNELTSLTFLAKLNLSMNDLVGQIPQSTQFSTFENDSYVGNLRLCGFPLTRKCNEENGQRMQPEEQDDEDDEYGFIDGFGWRSVVMGYGSGIIVGIGIGCWIIRFGRPRWLVEFFFGVGYTYNKNKKKKKTRKRATPTQRGT, encoded by the coding sequence ATGAGCAAATCGTTGTCcatatttcatttaaatgcaaataactttagtggccccattccatcaatatttatcaAAGGGTGTAGTCTTCAGTCCATCAATTTGAGTGGTAATAAATTGCAAAGAAGATTACCTAAATCCTTAATCAATTGCAAAAGTCTGAGGGGCCTCGATGTTGGAAATAATAGAATACGAGACAAATTTCCATTTTGGATGGAAGCTCTTCCTGAGCTTCGAGTGCTCGTCTTGAAGTCTAACAAGTTTGATGGTAACATGCTGCTGCCTTCACGAAGCAACCTTCCGTTTTCTAAGTTGCAAGTTTTAGATATATCGAGGAATGCATTTGTGGGCTCTCTACCTCAAAGATATTTCAAGAGTTTCAGAGCAATGATGGATGTGAAGGAAAATCAAACACCAAGTGATGATGACGCATTTCAAGATCTTTTTTTCGAGATGAGAATTACCTTGAAAGGTTTGGATCAGTTATTGAAGAGATTGTTGGAAGACTTTACAATCATTGACTTATCCTCCAATAAATTCTCTGGGACTATTCCACGTTTCATAGGTAATCTTAATTCTTTGAGATACTTGAATTTGTCCCACAATAATCTCATGGGACACATACCTGCATCTCTTGGAAATATAAGTGTGCTTGAATCATTGGACTTGTCATCGAACAAATTGGATGGAGGTATTCCAAATGAACTGACAAGCTTGACATTTCTTGCGAAATTAAACCTTTCAATGAATGATCTCGTGGGGCAAATACCACAATCTACTCAGTTTTCCACATTTGAGAATGATTCATATGTGGGAAACTTGAGATTGTGTGGATTTCCGTTGACGAGAAAATGCAACGAGGAGAATGGGCAGCGGATGCAGCCAGAAGAACAAGATGACGAAGATGATGAGTATGGATTTATAGATGGATTTGGATGGAGAAGTGTGGTGATGGGATATGGAAGTGGAATCAtagttggaattggaattggttGTTGGATTATTCGATTTGGAAGGCCAAGATGGTTGGTGGAATTCTTTTTTGGTGTTGGATATACATacaacaagaacaagaagaagaagaagacaaggaAGAGAGCTACTCCAACACAGAGGGGAACTTGA